One Megasphaera elsdenii DSM 20460 genomic window carries:
- a CDS encoding HD domain-containing protein — MKKLTYENIAHAKELNVYLEQGNRVLDALGYTDHSQKHTAKVAVTAGKILKKLGYDAHTVELVRIAGYMHDLGNSINRVDHAHTGALMAFHFLRDWGAPPEDIAAIISAIGQHDERSGIAFDPISAALILADKSDVRRDRVRNTVPETFDKHDRVNYAALSSKLHVDTHKKVITLNIELDESICSMIDYFEIFSQRMLMCKRAAEVLDLRFKLVANGNKIA, encoded by the coding sequence GTGAAGAAACTGACTTATGAAAATATTGCCCATGCGAAAGAGTTGAATGTCTATTTAGAACAGGGGAACCGGGTCCTCGATGCCTTGGGGTATACGGACCATTCGCAAAAACATACGGCCAAAGTGGCTGTCACGGCCGGTAAAATTCTAAAGAAGCTCGGCTATGACGCCCACACGGTAGAACTCGTGCGCATCGCGGGGTATATGCATGACCTGGGGAACAGCATCAACCGCGTGGATCATGCCCATACGGGGGCTCTCATGGCCTTTCATTTCCTGCGCGACTGGGGCGCGCCGCCAGAAGATATTGCGGCCATCATCTCAGCGATCGGTCAGCACGATGAACGAAGCGGCATCGCTTTCGACCCCATTTCGGCAGCCTTAATCTTGGCCGACAAGAGCGACGTCCGCCGGGACCGCGTCCGCAACACCGTACCGGAAACTTTTGACAAGCACGACCGCGTCAATTATGCGGCTTTGTCTTCAAAGCTCCACGTCGATACGCACAAGAAAGTCATTACTTTGAACATCGAGCTCGATGAATCGATTTGTTCTATGATTGATTATTTTGAAATCTTTTCCCAGCGCATGCTCATGTGCAAGCGGGCTGCCGAAGTCCTGGACCTGCGCTTCAAACTGGTAGCCAATGGCAATAAAATCGCATGA
- a CDS encoding efflux RND transporter periplasmic adaptor subunit, which translates to MLRYGKGTLLITVLTGLLALSLLTAGCGSTTQTKSTAVSVKAMKVLQQDTAVSHDYSGQIKSTNAVTIKPRVSGEIVEKYFTSGAPVEKGQALYKIDDRQYESEVLSAKSNVDKARTTLNNSLVDLNRYQQLAASGAVAEQTLTNQQATVDSNQSSYDDANALLQKAQENLDDTIIRSPNSAILS; encoded by the coding sequence ATGCTACGTTATGGAAAAGGAACACTTCTCATTACGGTCCTGACCGGACTGCTGGCCCTGTCCCTGCTGACGGCAGGATGCGGCAGTACGACACAGACTAAGAGTACTGCCGTTTCAGTCAAGGCCATGAAAGTTCTCCAGCAGGATACGGCTGTGAGCCACGACTATTCAGGGCAGATCAAATCGACTAACGCCGTCACGATCAAGCCCCGCGTCTCCGGGGAAATCGTGGAGAAATACTTCACGTCTGGCGCACCCGTCGAAAAGGGACAGGCCTTATATAAAATCGACGACCGCCAATATGAATCGGAAGTCCTCTCGGCTAAATCGAATGTCGATAAGGCCCGGACGACGCTCAATAACTCCCTCGTCGACTTGAACCGCTATCAGCAGTTGGCAGCATCCGGCGCCGTAGCGGAACAGACCTTGACCAACCAGCAAGCCACGGTAGACAGCAATCAGTCGAGTTACGACGATGCCAATGCCCTCTTGCAGAAGGCCCAGGAAAATTTAGACGATACGATCATCCGGTCGCCGAATTCGGCAATATTATCTTGA
- a CDS encoding efflux RND transporter permease subunit has protein sequence MKSASNGQFVYLKDVANIQTGTQNESSNSKINGKTGIGFGIQLSSDANALDTITEVKKVLDQAKETFPPDLDYTIVMDNTNFINASINEVKDTFVESLLLVILVVFVFLQKWRTTLIPVLAVPVSIVGTFASFKILDFTINTLTLFAMVLAIGLVVDDAIVVIENVEEHMSKDKLSSKDATEAAMKEVQGPIIATTAVLASIFIPVAFIGGVTGVLYKQFAVTITISVVISAFVALTLTPALCGVLLKPGDKAIQAGPLGAFFRGFNRAFDHFKDRYTGKVGWMIRHLKYAAVFLILVTGLMGICYQVLPSTFVPDEDQGYFMASITMPEGTSLNQTIKTVDAAAEETRQIPGVKDVMTHAGGSTSNTGNLYVALENWDDRQSNDLSAESIIAKFNKTVVPKHPEARVAAFNPSSLPGMGQEGGWTMQLMDNTGLSDTELGNAANQVVAACSQRPELSGVRTSYATNTPSVAYTVDREKIKNLGIELSDVFTALQTNFGGSSVNDFTQFGRSYKVIVQADTSYRSQADSLKFISVKSSSGKMVPLDTLLTSSMTTGPSSITRFNGVRSVTIQGSAASGYSSGEAMAAAEEAAKSVMPTGMTIEWSGQSREESTSSSSTTKILIMALVFAFLCLAALYESWSMPFAVLFTVPTGIFGAVGSEYIIRQLATLFNANTSGFLNSVYMQIGVIMIIGLAAKNAILIVEFAKERVDKGVDPMEAVVIASKLRLRPILMTAFTAIIGCLPLAFASGAGAGARCGMGVAVVGGMTFATLCGLLLIPAFCIISEKMARNFWKATGLKRIKFKYRMLRR, from the coding sequence TTGAAATCGGCTTCAAACGGCCAATTCGTCTACCTCAAGGATGTAGCCAACATCCAGACGGGGACGCAGAACGAAAGCAGCAATTCCAAGATCAACGGGAAGACCGGTATCGGCTTCGGTATCCAGCTCTCCAGTGACGCCAATGCCTTAGATACGATTACGGAAGTCAAGAAGGTCCTGGACCAGGCTAAGGAAACATTCCCGCCTGACCTGGATTATACCATCGTCATGGACAATACGAATTTCATCAATGCCTCGATTAACGAAGTCAAAGATACTTTCGTCGAATCGCTGCTCCTGGTCATCCTCGTCGTCTTCGTCTTTCTGCAGAAATGGCGGACGACGCTCATCCCGGTCCTGGCCGTTCCCGTTTCTATCGTCGGTACTTTTGCTTCTTTCAAAATCCTCGATTTCACCATCAATACGCTGACCCTGTTCGCCATGGTCTTGGCCATCGGCCTGGTCGTCGACGACGCCATCGTCGTCATAGAAAATGTCGAAGAGCATATGTCCAAGGATAAACTGTCTTCTAAGGATGCGACGGAAGCAGCCATGAAAGAAGTCCAAGGGCCCATCATCGCTACGACAGCCGTCTTGGCTTCGATTTTCATTCCCGTCGCTTTCATCGGCGGTGTCACTGGCGTCCTGTACAAGCAGTTCGCCGTGACCATCACCATTTCCGTCGTCATCTCGGCCTTCGTCGCCCTGACCTTGACGCCAGCCTTATGCGGTGTCCTTCTGAAGCCCGGCGACAAGGCCATCCAGGCCGGGCCGCTGGGGGCCTTCTTCCGCGGGTTCAACCGGGCTTTCGACCATTTCAAGGACCGCTACACGGGGAAAGTCGGCTGGATGATCCGTCATCTGAAATATGCCGCTGTCTTCCTCATCCTGGTCACGGGCCTCATGGGCATCTGCTACCAGGTCCTGCCGTCGACGTTCGTCCCCGATGAAGACCAGGGGTACTTCATGGCCAGCATCACCATGCCTGAAGGGACTTCCTTGAATCAGACCATCAAGACCGTCGACGCGGCAGCGGAAGAGACGCGGCAGATTCCCGGCGTCAAAGATGTCATGACCCACGCCGGCGGCTCTACGTCGAATACGGGCAATCTCTATGTCGCGCTGGAAAATTGGGATGACCGCCAATCGAACGACCTCAGCGCCGAATCGATTATTGCCAAATTCAATAAGACCGTCGTTCCCAAGCATCCCGAAGCCCGTGTAGCGGCTTTTAATCCGTCATCCCTGCCCGGCATGGGCCAGGAAGGCGGCTGGACCATGCAGCTCATGGATAATACGGGCCTGTCCGATACGGAACTGGGAAACGCAGCCAACCAGGTAGTCGCCGCCTGCTCCCAGCGGCCGGAATTATCCGGTGTCCGCACGAGTTACGCCACCAATACGCCGAGCGTCGCTTATACGGTAGACCGCGAAAAAATTAAGAACCTGGGCATTGAACTGTCTGACGTTTTTACAGCGCTCCAGACCAACTTCGGCGGTTCGTCGGTCAATGACTTCACCCAGTTCGGCCGGTCGTACAAGGTCATCGTCCAGGCCGACACATCGTACCGTTCTCAGGCAGACAGCTTGAAGTTCATTTCCGTCAAGTCGTCGTCAGGGAAAATGGTTCCCCTCGATACGCTGCTGACCAGTTCGATGACCACCGGGCCGTCGTCAATCACCCGGTTTAATGGCGTCCGCAGCGTCACCATCCAAGGCAGTGCTGCCAGCGGCTACAGCTCTGGCGAAGCCATGGCAGCGGCCGAAGAAGCGGCCAAGAGCGTCATGCCGACGGGGATGACCATCGAATGGTCTGGCCAGAGCCGCGAAGAAAGCACCTCGTCCAGTTCAACGACAAAAATTCTGATCATGGCTCTGGTCTTTGCCTTTCTCTGCCTGGCAGCCCTTTATGAAAGCTGGTCCATGCCGTTCGCCGTCTTATTCACCGTACCGACGGGTATCTTTGGAGCCGTCGGCTCAGAATACATCATCCGCCAGCTGGCGACTTTGTTCAATGCCAACACGAGCGGCTTCTTGAACAGCGTCTACATGCAAATCGGCGTCATCATGATCATCGGCTTGGCAGCTAAGAACGCCATCCTCATCGTCGAATTCGCCAAAGAGCGCGTCGACAAGGGCGTCGACCCGATGGAAGCCGTCGTCATCGCATCCAAGCTGCGCCTGCGGCCAATCCTCATGACAGCCTTTACGGCCATCATCGGCTGCCTGCCCCTGGCCTTTGCCAGCGGTGCCGGTGCTGGAGCCCGCTGCGGCATGGGCGTCGCCGTCGTCGGCGGCATGACCTTCGCTACCCTTTGCGGGTTGCTCCTCATCCCGGCGTTTTGCATCATTTCCGAAAAAATGGCCCGCAACTTCTGGAAAGCCACGGGCCTGAAGCGAATCAAATTCAAATACCGCATGTTGCGGCGGTGA
- a CDS encoding carbon-nitrogen hydrolase family protein — translation MRNLEKKLRAAIVQAAPVFFDKQATLQKVVHQIEEAGRNGAQLIVFPESLVPCYPYGLTFGFTVGSRSDAERADWKRYYDQAVVVRQDLQDVAAAAQAAGAYVSLGITERDETTYSLYCSNVIFAPDGTLAAHHRKIKPTGAERYIWADSHEPATYFPVVQTPWGPMGSLICWENYMPLARTALYQKGVSLYLAPNTNDNPEWQNTVKHIAIEGRCYVFNVDQYFTKDMYPADLVESAAVAKLNDTACRGGSCIIDPCGHYVTEPVWDREAMIYADLDMDQVVLRHMEFDAAGHYTRPDILELIVHE, via the coding sequence ATGCGAAATTTAGAAAAGAAACTGCGCGCCGCTATCGTACAGGCTGCACCTGTATTTTTCGATAAACAGGCGACGCTGCAGAAGGTCGTCCATCAAATCGAAGAAGCCGGTCGGAATGGGGCACAGCTCATCGTCTTTCCGGAGTCGCTGGTCCCATGTTATCCCTATGGCCTGACTTTCGGCTTTACTGTCGGCAGCCGGTCGGATGCTGAACGGGCAGACTGGAAACGCTATTATGACCAGGCCGTCGTCGTCCGCCAAGACCTGCAGGATGTAGCCGCTGCGGCCCAAGCAGCCGGGGCCTATGTCAGCCTGGGCATTACCGAACGGGATGAAACGACGTATTCCCTCTATTGCAGCAACGTCATCTTTGCACCGGATGGCACATTGGCAGCTCATCATCGGAAAATCAAGCCGACTGGGGCGGAACGGTATATCTGGGCCGACTCGCATGAGCCAGCCACGTATTTCCCCGTCGTCCAGACGCCGTGGGGGCCCATGGGTTCCCTCATCTGCTGGGAAAACTACATGCCCCTGGCCCGGACGGCTCTCTACCAGAAGGGCGTCAGCCTCTATCTGGCACCGAATACCAATGATAACCCAGAATGGCAAAATACGGTAAAACACATCGCCATCGAAGGGCGTTGCTACGTTTTTAACGTCGACCAGTATTTCACCAAGGACATGTACCCCGCCGATTTGGTTGAAAGCGCAGCCGTTGCCAAATTGAATGACACGGCCTGCCGTGGCGGCAGCTGCATCATCGACCCGTGCGGCCATTACGTCACGGAGCCCGTGTGGGACCGGGAAGCCATGATCTACGCCGACTTGGATATGGATCAAGTGGTCCTGCGTCACATGGAATTCGATGCCGCCGGCCACTACACCCGGCCAGACATCTTGGAACTCATCGTACATGAGTAG
- a CDS encoding anthranilate synthase component II, translated as MYLLIDNYDSFTYNLADLVAETGRDVRVYRCDQISPAEIATLKPQGLIISPGPKRPEDAVHSLSIVHAFCRTLPILGVCLGMQILAYAAGAVVTRGKRPMHGKVTAIHHRGRGLFRGLPETFQVTRYHSLVVQAETLPAAYAIDAVSDDGAVMALSHRSLPLYGLQFHPEAVLSEYGRELITMFCRLAESSLEKAGDCHD; from the coding sequence ATGTATCTGCTCATCGACAATTATGATTCTTTTACCTACAATTTAGCCGATTTAGTTGCTGAAACGGGACGCGACGTAAGGGTTTACCGCTGTGACCAGATAAGCCCGGCTGAGATTGCCACCTTGAAACCGCAGGGACTGATTATTTCACCTGGGCCGAAACGGCCGGAAGACGCCGTCCATTCCCTATCCATCGTCCACGCTTTCTGCCGCACCCTGCCCATCTTGGGCGTCTGCCTGGGGATGCAGATCCTGGCTTATGCCGCCGGGGCTGTCGTCACCCGTGGGAAACGCCCTATGCATGGGAAAGTCACGGCGATTCACCATCGTGGCCGGGGCCTCTTTCGGGGGCTGCCGGAAACCTTCCAGGTCACGCGCTATCATTCGCTGGTGGTCCAAGCGGAAACGCTGCCCGCCGCTTATGCTATAGACGCTGTCAGCGATGACGGCGCAGTCATGGCCTTATCTCATCGCAGCCTGCCGCTCTATGGGTTGCAGTTCCATCCCGAAGCCGTCTTATCCGAATATGGCAGGGAACTGATAACAATGTTTTGCCGCTTGGCCGAATCCAGCCTGGAGAAAGCAGGTGACTGTCATGACTGA
- the pabB gene encoding aminodeoxychorismate synthase component I produces MTEPLICHSPFPYTASQLFALFADERDAVFLDSSLTNHLGRYSIIGLVPYHRVSVEQGQLKIDGKAREGTAETYLKAYLKKHYQANPTDLPLTAGAIGYVSYDYGLARYGMKSRHAPAFPLPDMNWVFYDFFIIEHRQSHAVWFAANGQTMPAEALLAQMKEKIRTRLQERPFPRTGENTQYAITVQPDSTCENYQRALKKLRDYIVAGDVYVTNFTSTFHVQSHCPPYTFFSRLRRDNPSPFGAYLQYGSHQIISASMERLLCLRDDQIETRPIKGTRRRGKTYTEDEKLRQELAQSQKDQSELLMIVDLERNDLHKICRPGSVSVPTLFAIEPYATVFHLIADVTGTLRPGQTAIDALTALFPGGSITGAPKQRAMEIIDELEFSRRQLYTGTIGYLSLDGNCDLNIVIRTAVHHDDQYIIGVGGGITAESDEAFEYEEIWQKAKALLSALKGDTFNYESYL; encoded by the coding sequence ATGACTGAGCCGCTCATCTGCCATTCCCCCTTTCCCTATACGGCCAGCCAGCTCTTCGCCCTCTTTGCCGATGAAAGAGATGCCGTTTTCCTCGATTCGTCGCTGACCAACCACTTGGGGCGTTATTCCATCATCGGCCTCGTGCCCTACCATAGGGTAAGCGTAGAACAAGGCCAGCTGAAGATTGATGGAAAAGCTCGTGAAGGAACGGCTGAAACGTATCTCAAAGCCTATTTGAAAAAGCATTACCAGGCCAATCCGACAGACCTGCCCTTGACGGCTGGGGCCATTGGCTATGTCAGCTATGACTACGGACTGGCACGCTATGGGATGAAGTCCCGCCACGCCCCTGCCTTTCCCCTGCCCGATATGAATTGGGTCTTTTACGATTTCTTCATCATCGAACATCGGCAAAGCCATGCCGTATGGTTTGCCGCCAATGGGCAGACAATGCCAGCCGAGGCTCTCTTGGCACAGATGAAAGAAAAAATCCGGACTCGCCTTCAGGAAAGGCCCTTTCCACGTACTGGCGAAAACACACAATATGCCATAACCGTCCAACCCGACAGTACTTGTGAAAACTATCAAAGGGCTTTGAAAAAGCTCAGGGATTATATCGTCGCCGGCGACGTTTACGTAACGAATTTCACCAGTACGTTTCATGTCCAGAGCCACTGCCCGCCGTACACCTTCTTTTCCCGTCTGCGCCGGGATAATCCGTCACCATTTGGCGCTTATTTACAATACGGATCCCATCAAATCATCAGTGCTTCCATGGAACGGCTGCTGTGCCTGCGCGATGACCAGATTGAAACGCGTCCCATCAAGGGCACGCGGCGCCGTGGCAAGACGTATACAGAAGATGAAAAGCTGCGGCAGGAACTGGCTCAATCGCAAAAGGACCAGAGTGAATTGCTGATGATTGTCGATTTAGAGCGCAATGACCTGCACAAAATCTGCCGTCCTGGCAGCGTGTCCGTTCCGACGCTGTTTGCCATCGAGCCGTATGCCACGGTTTTCCATTTAATCGCCGACGTAACAGGGACCCTGCGGCCAGGACAGACGGCCATCGACGCCTTGACGGCACTCTTTCCAGGTGGATCCATTACAGGCGCACCGAAACAGCGGGCTATGGAAATCATCGACGAATTAGAATTCAGCCGGCGCCAGCTTTATACAGGGACGATTGGCTACCTGTCCTTAGATGGGAACTGTGACTTAAACATCGTCATACGGACGGCCGTCCACCACGATGATCAATATATCATCGGCGTCGGCGGCGGCATTACGGCAGAATCCGACGAGGCTTTTGAATACGAAGAAATCTGGCAAAAAGCCAAAGCCTTGCTCAGTGCTTTGAAAGGAGACACTTTTAATTATGAATCTTATCTTTGA
- a CDS encoding aminotransferase class IV, translated as MNLIFDDGYQFGLGAFETIPIYQGRPVWLEAHERRLRHTLEYLGIELSFDWERRLWEYVYSMGKGDWVLKILASDKNINFTSRANPYASMTVRPGYVIALSSIRRNETSPLVRHKTFNYGDSMLAKRQARAEGIDEPIFCNMQGQLTEGAVSNLFFIKNGRLYTPPVKAGLLPGIIRSYLCQCYDVIEKPLYPEDIETLDECFLTNSLMGIMPVRRFGTVAFPVSSETQTAALFRRYEADRNHPFPGCYKTSW; from the coding sequence ATGAATCTTATCTTTGATGACGGCTACCAATTCGGTCTGGGAGCTTTTGAAACCATCCCCATCTATCAAGGCCGGCCAGTCTGGCTGGAGGCTCACGAAAGGCGTTTGCGGCATACCTTGGAATATTTAGGGATTGAGCTTTCTTTTGATTGGGAACGTCGTTTGTGGGAGTATGTGTATAGCATGGGTAAGGGAGATTGGGTATTGAAAATACTTGCTTCCGATAAAAATATAAATTTTACATCCCGTGCCAATCCATATGCATCGATGACCGTCCGCCCTGGTTATGTCATCGCCTTGTCGTCAATCCGCCGCAATGAAACGTCGCCCTTAGTGCGGCACAAGACCTTTAATTATGGCGACTCGATGTTAGCCAAACGACAGGCCCGGGCTGAAGGTATTGACGAACCGATTTTTTGCAATATGCAGGGCCAATTAACAGAAGGCGCTGTCAGCAATCTATTTTTTATAAAAAACGGGCGGCTTTATACGCCGCCCGTAAAGGCCGGATTACTGCCAGGCATCATCCGGTCTTATCTCTGTCAATGTTATGATGTCATCGAAAAGCCCTTGTATCCGGAAGATATCGAGACTCTCGACGAGTGTTTCCTGACCAATTCCCTCATGGGGATCATGCCAGTCCGCCGCTTTGGCACCGTCGCCTTTCCTGTATCCTCAGAAACGCAGACGGCCGCCTTATTCCGCCGTTATGAAGCAGATAGGAACCATCCCTTCCCTGGATGCTATAAGACGAGCTGGTGA
- the yfcE gene encoding phosphodiesterase: protein MKFFIASDIHGSAYYCRRMLDAWKREGADRLVLLGDILYHGPRNDLPKDYAPKEVFAMLNEVKDSIFCVRGNCDADVDQMVLEFPIMATYAILTQGSRLVYATHGDRYNVASLPPMRPGDILLHGHTHVPAWQPFGQDNYYLNPGSTSLPKENSPHSYLLWEGATFTWKDLDGQAFHQLVL from the coding sequence TTGAAATTCTTCATTGCTTCAGATATTCACGGTTCGGCTTATTACTGCCGCCGTATGCTCGACGCCTGGAAGCGGGAAGGGGCCGACCGCCTGGTCCTGCTCGGCGACATCCTCTATCACGGACCGCGCAACGACCTGCCCAAAGACTATGCCCCGAAGGAAGTCTTTGCCATGCTCAACGAAGTCAAAGATTCCATCTTCTGTGTCCGTGGGAATTGTGACGCCGATGTGGACCAAATGGTACTGGAATTCCCAATCATGGCGACCTATGCCATCCTGACCCAGGGCAGCCGCCTCGTCTATGCGACCCATGGAGACCGCTACAACGTAGCATCTCTGCCGCCCATGCGGCCTGGTGACATCTTGCTCCACGGCCATACCCATGTCCCGGCCTGGCAGCCCTTCGGCCAGGATAACTATTATTTGAATCCCGGTTCGACATCGCTTCCCAAGGAAAATAGCCCGCACAGTTATCTCCTCTGGGAAGGGGCCACCTTCACCTGGAAGGACCTGGACGGCCAGGCCTTTCACCAGCTCGTCTTATAG
- a CDS encoding NADH:flavin oxidoreductase translates to MKLLEHAVIAGMPVRNRILRSATWEALADAKGYMSEKQYRIYDQLAKNEVGLICTGYARVDKEDRPNAGMMGIYDDAFIPQYQELTRRVHAYGAKIMMQIAYGGTKTTFEREGRTIFSPSAVPERKTGTVGVAMSPADIQHLIGEYAQAAKRVRDSGFDAVEIHGGHSYLLNQFLSPYYNRRSDAYGGSPANRYRIVGDIIAAIRKAVGMHFPIWIKITCSDFFEGGLTFAESLDICRRLQQSGIDAIEVSGNIHGKAQQEIGLEWDGHVVRDGGYFLDYAKDIADAVSVPVYVTGGFKDPKQMETALKTSKLAGIGLCRPLLSEPDLVHRWIQGDLRPARCVHCSKCRTPEGNYCTVFAAIDAKKGAK, encoded by the coding sequence ATGAAATTATTGGAACATGCCGTCATCGCCGGGATGCCCGTGCGCAACCGCATCCTCCGCAGTGCGACGTGGGAAGCCTTGGCCGATGCCAAGGGCTATATGTCGGAAAAACAGTACCGCATCTACGATCAGCTGGCTAAGAACGAAGTCGGCTTGATTTGTACGGGCTATGCCCGCGTTGATAAAGAAGATCGGCCCAATGCCGGTATGATGGGCATTTACGACGATGCCTTCATTCCGCAATATCAGGAACTGACGAGACGCGTCCATGCTTATGGGGCAAAAATCATGATGCAGATTGCCTATGGCGGAACTAAGACGACCTTTGAACGGGAAGGGCGGACTATCTTCTCGCCGTCCGCTGTGCCAGAACGCAAGACGGGAACCGTTGGCGTCGCCATGAGTCCGGCTGATATCCAGCACCTCATCGGCGAATACGCCCAGGCAGCCAAGCGCGTCCGCGACAGCGGCTTCGATGCCGTTGAAATCCACGGCGGCCATTCGTACCTGCTCAACCAGTTCCTCAGTCCCTATTATAATCGGCGCAGCGATGCCTATGGCGGTTCGCCGGCCAACCGTTACCGCATCGTCGGCGATATCATTGCCGCCATCCGCAAGGCCGTAGGAATGCATTTTCCCATTTGGATCAAGATTACCTGTTCCGATTTCTTTGAAGGCGGCCTGACCTTCGCCGAATCGTTGGATATCTGCCGGCGCCTGCAGCAGTCGGGCATCGACGCCATCGAAGTGAGCGGCAATATCCACGGCAAGGCTCAACAGGAAATCGGTCTGGAATGGGATGGCCACGTCGTCCGCGACGGCGGCTATTTCCTCGATTACGCCAAAGACATAGCCGACGCCGTGAGTGTCCCTGTCTATGTGACCGGCGGCTTCAAGGACCCGAAGCAGATGGAAACGGCCTTGAAGACGTCGAAACTGGCTGGTATCGGCCTATGCCGTCCTTTGTTATCGGAACCGGATTTAGTTCACCGCTGGATCCAAGGTGATTTGCGGCCGGCCCGCTGTGTCCACTGCTCGAAATGCCGGACACCGGAAGGCAATTACTGCACGGTCTTTGCGGCCATCGACGCCAAGAAAGGAGCGAAATAA
- the pdxR gene encoding MocR-like pyridoxine biosynthesis transcription factor PdxR: MKRHIPVQIEWHPDPAQPVPIYRQILEWMYGKMESGEWPAGTRLPSQRDMARHFQVNRSTLNQALKPLLEAGVLQGRGSQGTVVASTAWSLRLPVQPDWNHYMTAGYFRANQEVVQAINSLEFDDRLVRLGTGELDPRLFPQDAFRQTLRDVADAITSLGYVEPLGMPVLRQALADYARKRGLAVSPSSILITSGALQGLQLISAGLLRGGSTVYVEDPTYVKSLQVFQSAHLRLCGLPMDDQGLSLEALEKHLRQSSDIGNSVLYTIPTNHNPTGRTMSRQRRVQLLALCSRYGLPIIEDGAYEELTFDGTPPPSLKSLDTGGQVLYLGSVSKSLAPGLRIGWMIAPEPVVQRLGDVKMQIDYGASSLSQQVLARFLTSGRYAQYLGWLRCELQRRCQAACQVLDEDFAGLADWQVPQGGFYIWLTFRDRLPMEMLFHKAAEAGILINPGDIYSSRHTQSLRLSYAYTTPDEFRWAVRQLAAVVRSSLAVSAKNSYTGLVASG, from the coding sequence ATGAAGCGGCATATTCCTGTTCAGATCGAATGGCATCCAGATCCGGCGCAGCCCGTACCGATATACCGACAGATCCTCGAATGGATGTATGGCAAAATGGAAAGCGGTGAATGGCCGGCTGGGACGCGTCTGCCATCTCAGCGCGATATGGCCCGGCACTTCCAGGTGAACCGGAGTACCCTGAATCAGGCTTTGAAGCCGCTGCTGGAAGCGGGTGTGCTCCAGGGCCGGGGCAGCCAGGGGACGGTCGTAGCCAGTACGGCCTGGTCCCTGCGGCTGCCGGTCCAGCCGGATTGGAACCACTATATGACGGCTGGTTATTTCCGGGCCAATCAGGAGGTCGTCCAAGCTATCAACAGCTTAGAGTTCGATGACCGCCTGGTCCGCCTCGGTACGGGGGAACTGGACCCTAGGCTGTTCCCGCAGGATGCCTTCCGTCAGACTTTGCGGGATGTGGCCGATGCCATCACATCCCTGGGGTATGTCGAGCCCCTGGGGATGCCCGTCCTACGTCAGGCCCTGGCAGACTATGCCCGGAAACGGGGACTGGCTGTGTCCCCGTCGTCCATCCTGATTACATCGGGCGCCCTCCAGGGACTCCAGCTCATTTCGGCCGGCCTTCTCCGCGGTGGTTCGACGGTCTACGTCGAAGACCCGACGTATGTCAAATCACTTCAAGTCTTCCAGTCGGCTCATCTCCGTCTCTGTGGCCTGCCCATGGACGACCAGGGTCTGTCTTTGGAAGCCCTGGAAAAGCACTTGCGCCAGTCTTCAGATATAGGCAATAGCGTCCTCTATACCATCCCGACGAACCACAACCCGACGGGCCGGACTATGAGCCGTCAGCGCCGTGTCCAACTCCTGGCGTTGTGCAGCCGCTATGGCCTGCCCATCATCGAAGACGGAGCTTATGAGGAATTGACCTTTGACGGAACGCCGCCGCCATCCTTGAAAAGCCTGGATACAGGAGGTCAGGTCCTTTATTTGGGCAGTGTTTCCAAATCCTTGGCACCAGGGCTGCGCATCGGCTGGATGATTGCGCCGGAACCAGTCGTACAGCGCCTGGGTGACGTCAAGATGCAGATCGACTATGGCGCCAGCTCCCTGTCCCAACAAGTCTTGGCCAGGTTCTTGACCAGTGGCCGCTATGCACAGTATCTTGGATGGCTGCGATGCGAATTGCAGCGGCGCTGCCAGGCGGCCTGCCAAGTTTTGGACGAAGACTTTGCGGGTCTTGCGGATTGGCAGGTACCGCAAGGCGGTTTCTATATTTGGCTCACCTTCCGCGACAGGCTTCCTATGGAGATGCTCTTCCACAAGGCGGCAGAGGCCGGGATCCTCATCAATCCTGGCGATATCTATTCCAGCCGTCATACCCAGTCCCTGCGCCTGTCCTATGCCTATACGACGCCGGACGAATTCCGCTGGGCTGTCCGTCAGCTGGCTGCGGTCGTCCGTTCATCCCTTGCAGTTTCAGCAAAAAATTCGTATACTGGATTAGTGGCTAGTGGCTAG